GCCCTGGCTATTTCCGGTATCCCTTTCCAGGGGCCTATTGGTGGTGCGCGTGTCGGCTTTAATGAAGAAAAAGGCTACCTGCTGAACCCAAGCTATGCCGAGCTGGAAACGTCCGAGCTGGACATGGTGGTAGCGGGTACTAAAGACGCCGTATTGATGGTTGAGTCTGAAGCGCAGGAGCTGACTGAAGATGAAATGCTGGGCGCGGTGCTGTTTGCACACCAGGAATACCAGTCTGTTATCTCTGCTGTTGAAGCCTTTGCCGCTGAAGTTGGCAAGGCTGGCTGGGGCTGGGTAGCACCAGCTGAAAATGCCGAACTGAAAGAAAAAGTATCCGCTTTTGAAGGTAGAATGCGTGAAGCTTACCAGATCACCATCAAGCAGGATCGTTATGCTGCGGTGGGTGTGCTGAAGCAGGAAGTGCTGGAATCCCTGGCTGGTGAAGAAGAAGGTCAGTTCGACGCGTCTGATGTTGAGAAGGCATTCTCCAGTCTGGAAAAATCCGTAGTGCGCGGCAATATCATCAATGGTCTGCCTCGTATCGACGGTCGTGACACCAAGACCGTTCGCCCGATCAACGTAGAAATCGGCGTTCTGCCAAAGACTCACGGTTCTGCGCTGTTTACCCGGGGTGAAACTCAGGCTCTGGTCACTACGACTCTGGGTACTGCCCGTGACGCACAGATTATCGATAGCCTGGAAGGCGAAACCAAAGATCCATTCATGCTGCACTACAACTTCCCTGCCTACTCTGTCGGTGAGTGTGGTCGTATGGGTGCGCCGGGTCGTCGTGAAATTGGTCACGGTCGTCTGGCCCGTCGCGGTGTTCAGGCTATGCTGCCGACTCAGGACGAGTTCCCATACACCGTTCGTGTGGTCTCTGAAATCACTGAATCCAACGGTTCCAGCTCCATGGCTTCCGTGTGTGGTTCTTCCCTGGCGCTGATGGATGCGGGCGTACCTCTGAAAGCACCAGTAGCTGGTATTGCTATGGGCCTGGTGAAAGAAGGTGAACAGTTTGCAGTCCTGACCGACATTCTTGGTGACGAAGACCACCTGGGTGATATGGACTTTAAAGTAGCTGGTACTTCCGAAGGTATTACTGCTCTGCAGATGGATATCAAGATTGCCGGTATCACCGAAGAGATCATGGAAATCGCCCTGGATCAGGCGATGGACGCTCGTCTGCACATTCTGGACGAAATGAATAAGGTGATCAGCGAGAGCCGTTCCGAGCTGAACGAAAACGCGCCGATGACCATGTCCCTGAAAATTGACACCGACAAGATTCGTGACGTTATCGGTAAAGGTGGTGCGACCATCCGTTCTATCTGTGAAGATACGGGTGCTTCTGTTGATATCGACGACAGTGGTATGGTGAAAATCTTCGCTGACGACAAGGAAAAGGCCCAGGCTGCTTACGACCGTGTTTACGGTATTACTGCTGACGCTGAGGTTGGTCAGATCTATACCGGTGAAGTTACCCGTATCGTAGACTTTGGTGCGTTTGTGAGTGTTCTGCCGGGTCGTGACGGTCTGGTACATATTTCTCAAATCGCTGATGAGCGTGTAGAGAAAGTATCTGACTACCTGCAAATGGGTCAGCAGGTTGAAGTGGTTGTACTGGACATTGACTCCCGTGGCCGTATCAAGCTGAGCATCAAAGAAGTTGCCCGCGCTAAGGAACAGGCGTCTTAATCGGCACTGCTATTTCCGTGTAAGGGAAGTAGTGGCGTAGGTTGGGAGTTACCCTGAAGGGCACAAGCGTTGCGCTCTTCCCAACCTACAAGAAAAAACCTGAAGAAATTCCAAGGCGGTGTAGCGAAGTGTGGAAAATTTATTCTGGGTTTTAAAATCACCTTATACTTCAATTATTTAGCAAAATCGTCGTAAACCCTCGCCCAATGCGGGCGGGGATATAAGACGGGAAGGCGCAGAGCCTTCCGCCATCAATCTGGTGTACTCTGGCTATTAACGTAGTCCTTCAGAGTCTCGATAGTTGCACCGCCAGCACTGCAAGCAAAGTAAGACCTTGACCACATTAGGGGAGCGGCAATCAATAATTTACCGGTTCCGGAACAATTGTCACATCCCATTTCTTTAACTCAGAGTGGCGAATGATGTGAGGCTGTATTTCAGCTAATTCCTGTTTACTCAGTCTCACCCCTTTTTGATACGGTTGATCAAGTAGCTTCACTATCGGGTTCATGCATTTCCATACCATTGTCTTTGTCCACTCTAAAACAGACGTTACTGTGTTTAGAAGGCTGCCATTCCAATGGTTCTCAAGATAAGACCAGCCTCGTTCAATCGGATTGTACTTGCTGTGGTAGGGAGGGTAGTAAACCAGCCGTATTT
Above is a genomic segment from Endozoicomonas euniceicola containing:
- the pnp gene encoding polyribonucleotide nucleotidyltransferase; the encoded protein is MTPVTKTFTFGGQTIVLETGRVARQASGAVLATMGDTAVLATVVGSKEAKPGQDFFPLSVHYQEKTYAAGKIPGGFLKRESRPSEKETLTSRLIDRPIRPLFPKGFMNEVQVVLTVVSVDKKNDPDILAMVACSAALAISGIPFQGPIGGARVGFNEEKGYLLNPSYAELETSELDMVVAGTKDAVLMVESEAQELTEDEMLGAVLFAHQEYQSVISAVEAFAAEVGKAGWGWVAPAENAELKEKVSAFEGRMREAYQITIKQDRYAAVGVLKQEVLESLAGEEEGQFDASDVEKAFSSLEKSVVRGNIINGLPRIDGRDTKTVRPINVEIGVLPKTHGSALFTRGETQALVTTTLGTARDAQIIDSLEGETKDPFMLHYNFPAYSVGECGRMGAPGRREIGHGRLARRGVQAMLPTQDEFPYTVRVVSEITESNGSSSMASVCGSSLALMDAGVPLKAPVAGIAMGLVKEGEQFAVLTDILGDEDHLGDMDFKVAGTSEGITALQMDIKIAGITEEIMEIALDQAMDARLHILDEMNKVISESRSELNENAPMTMSLKIDTDKIRDVIGKGGATIRSICEDTGASVDIDDSGMVKIFADDKEKAQAAYDRVYGITADAEVGQIYTGEVTRIVDFGAFVSVLPGRDGLVHISQIADERVEKVSDYLQMGQQVEVVVLDIDSRGRIKLSIKEVARAKEQAS